In one Saimiri boliviensis isolate mSaiBol1 chromosome 3, mSaiBol1.pri, whole genome shotgun sequence genomic region, the following are encoded:
- the MEPE gene encoding matrix extracellular phosphoglycoprotein isoform X2, with product MRVFCVGLLLFSVTWAAPTFRPQTEKTEQSCVEEQRITYKGHHEKQGFYVFKYVYMSPGKENQTDIKQEEKNEDNIGFHHLGKRRNQELSSKENIVQKREKDLSLSEARENNQSSKSQNHFTNRQRPNEDYSISNKENVYDGLKMSVYSESTGNKGFEDGVDAISKLHDQEEYGAALIRNDMQHIMGPVTVMKLLEEENKENKPRNVLNKIPARINYAKAHLKDKKKPQGDSQAQKGLVKSKSTHHIQHNIDYLKHLPKVKKIPSDFEGSGYTDLQARGDNDVSPFSGDGQPFKDIPGKGEATGPDLEGTDLQTGFAGPSEAESTHLDTREPGYNEIPEREKNGKHTIGSRDETVKEASGVDVSLVEGSNDIMGSTNFKKLPGREGNRVDAGSQNAHQGKVEFHYPPAPSKEKRKEGSGDAAESTNYNEIPKNGKGGARKGVDHSNRNQATLNEKQSFPSKGKSQDLPIPSRGLDNEIKTKMNSLNGPSNENIITHSRKYHYVPHRQNNSMGSKGTSQRKGSWGRQPHSNRRFSSPRRDESSDSSDSSSSSESSGD from the exons ACATTTCGACCACAGACTGAGAAAACTGAGCAAAGCTGTGTGGAAGAGCAGAGG ATAACATACAAGGGTCACCATGAGAAACAagggttttatgtttttaagtatGTTTACATGTCACCTGGGAAGGAAAATCAAACTGACA TCAAG caggaagaaaaaaacGAAGACAATATCGGTTTTCACCATTTGGGCAAGAGAAGAAATCAAGAGCTGTCATCTAAAGAAAATATtgtccagaaaagagaaaaagatttgtCCCTTTCTGAAGCCAGGGAGAATAACCAAAGTAGTAAATCCCAAAATCATTTCACAAATAGACAGAGACCGAATGAAGATTATAGTATCAGTAACAAAGAGAATGTCTACGATGGCCTGAAGATGTCAGTTTATTCTGAGTCAACTGGGAATAAAGGGTTTGAAGATGGAGTTGACGCTATCAGCAAACTACATGACCAAGAAGAATATGGCGCAGCTCTCATCAGAAATGACATGCAACATATAATGGGGCCAGTGACCGTGATGAAACTTctggaggaagaaaacaaagagaacaaaCCTAGGAATGTTCTAAACAAAATTCCTGCAAGAATAAACTATGCTAAAGCACACTTGAAGGATAAAAAGAAGCCTCAAGGAGATTCCCAAGCCCAGAAAGGCCTAGTAAAAAGCAAAAGCACCCACCACATTCAACACAACATTGACTACTTAAAACACCTCCCAAAGGTCAAAAAAATTCCCAGTGATTTTGAAGGCAGTGGTTATACAGATCTTCAAGCAAGAGGGGACAATGACGTATCTCCTTTCAGTGGGGACGGCCAACCTTTTAAGGACATTCCTGGTAAAGGAGAAGCTACTGGTCCTGACCTAGAAGGCACAGATCTTCAGACAGGGTTTGCAGGCCCAAGTGAAGCTGAGAGTACTCATCTTGACACAAGAGAACCAGGTTATAATGAAatcccagagagagaaaaaaatggcaaacatACCATTGGAAGCAGGGATGAAACTGTGAAAGAGGCAAGTGGTGTTGATGTCAGCCTTGTAGAGGGCAGCAACGATATCATGGGTAGTACCAATTTTAAGAAACTCCctggaagagaaggaaacagagtGGATGCTGGAAGCCAAAATGCTCACCAAGGGAAAGTGGAATTTCATTACCCTCCTGCGCCctcaaaagagaagagaaaagaaggcagtggTGATGCAGCTGAAAGTACCAATTATAATGAAATTCCTAAAAATGGCAAAGGCGGTGCCAGAAAGGGTGTAGATCATTCTAATAGGAACCAAGCAACcctaaatgaaaaacaaagttttCCTAGTAAGGGCAAAAGTCAGGACCTGCCCATTCCTTCTCGTGGTCTTgataatgaaattaaaaccaaaatgaattcCCTTAATGGCCCCAGTAATGAGAATATAATAACACACAGCAGAAAATATCATTATGTACCCCATAGGCAAAATAATTCTATGGGGAGTAAGGGTACATCACAAAGGAAAGGCTCCTGGGGTAGACAACCCCATTCCAACAGGAGGTTTAGTTCCCCTAGAAGAGACGAGAGCAGTGATTCATCTGACAGCAGCAGTTCAAGTGAGAGCAGTGGTGACTAG
- the MEPE gene encoding matrix extracellular phosphoglycoprotein isoform X1: protein MRVFCVGLLLFSVTWAAPTFRPQTEKTEQSCVEEQRQEEKNEDNIGFHHLGKRRNQELSSKENIVQKREKDLSLSEARENNQSSKSQNHFTNRQRPNEDYSISNKENVYDGLKMSVYSESTGNKGFEDGVDAISKLHDQEEYGAALIRNDMQHIMGPVTVMKLLEEENKENKPRNVLNKIPARINYAKAHLKDKKKPQGDSQAQKGLVKSKSTHHIQHNIDYLKHLPKVKKIPSDFEGSGYTDLQARGDNDVSPFSGDGQPFKDIPGKGEATGPDLEGTDLQTGFAGPSEAESTHLDTREPGYNEIPEREKNGKHTIGSRDETVKEASGVDVSLVEGSNDIMGSTNFKKLPGREGNRVDAGSQNAHQGKVEFHYPPAPSKEKRKEGSGDAAESTNYNEIPKNGKGGARKGVDHSNRNQATLNEKQSFPSKGKSQDLPIPSRGLDNEIKTKMNSLNGPSNENIITHSRKYHYVPHRQNNSMGSKGTSQRKGSWGRQPHSNRRFSSPRRDESSDSSDSSSSSESSGD, encoded by the exons ACATTTCGACCACAGACTGAGAAAACTGAGCAAAGCTGTGTGGAAGAGCAGAGG caggaagaaaaaaacGAAGACAATATCGGTTTTCACCATTTGGGCAAGAGAAGAAATCAAGAGCTGTCATCTAAAGAAAATATtgtccagaaaagagaaaaagatttgtCCCTTTCTGAAGCCAGGGAGAATAACCAAAGTAGTAAATCCCAAAATCATTTCACAAATAGACAGAGACCGAATGAAGATTATAGTATCAGTAACAAAGAGAATGTCTACGATGGCCTGAAGATGTCAGTTTATTCTGAGTCAACTGGGAATAAAGGGTTTGAAGATGGAGTTGACGCTATCAGCAAACTACATGACCAAGAAGAATATGGCGCAGCTCTCATCAGAAATGACATGCAACATATAATGGGGCCAGTGACCGTGATGAAACTTctggaggaagaaaacaaagagaacaaaCCTAGGAATGTTCTAAACAAAATTCCTGCAAGAATAAACTATGCTAAAGCACACTTGAAGGATAAAAAGAAGCCTCAAGGAGATTCCCAAGCCCAGAAAGGCCTAGTAAAAAGCAAAAGCACCCACCACATTCAACACAACATTGACTACTTAAAACACCTCCCAAAGGTCAAAAAAATTCCCAGTGATTTTGAAGGCAGTGGTTATACAGATCTTCAAGCAAGAGGGGACAATGACGTATCTCCTTTCAGTGGGGACGGCCAACCTTTTAAGGACATTCCTGGTAAAGGAGAAGCTACTGGTCCTGACCTAGAAGGCACAGATCTTCAGACAGGGTTTGCAGGCCCAAGTGAAGCTGAGAGTACTCATCTTGACACAAGAGAACCAGGTTATAATGAAatcccagagagagaaaaaaatggcaaacatACCATTGGAAGCAGGGATGAAACTGTGAAAGAGGCAAGTGGTGTTGATGTCAGCCTTGTAGAGGGCAGCAACGATATCATGGGTAGTACCAATTTTAAGAAACTCCctggaagagaaggaaacagagtGGATGCTGGAAGCCAAAATGCTCACCAAGGGAAAGTGGAATTTCATTACCCTCCTGCGCCctcaaaagagaagagaaaagaaggcagtggTGATGCAGCTGAAAGTACCAATTATAATGAAATTCCTAAAAATGGCAAAGGCGGTGCCAGAAAGGGTGTAGATCATTCTAATAGGAACCAAGCAACcctaaatgaaaaacaaagttttCCTAGTAAGGGCAAAAGTCAGGACCTGCCCATTCCTTCTCGTGGTCTTgataatgaaattaaaaccaaaatgaattcCCTTAATGGCCCCAGTAATGAGAATATAATAACACACAGCAGAAAATATCATTATGTACCCCATAGGCAAAATAATTCTATGGGGAGTAAGGGTACATCACAAAGGAAAGGCTCCTGGGGTAGACAACCCCATTCCAACAGGAGGTTTAGTTCCCCTAGAAGAGACGAGAGCAGTGATTCATCTGACAGCAGCAGTTCAAGTGAGAGCAGTGGTGACTAG